The following proteins are co-located in the Mus pahari chromosome 14, PAHARI_EIJ_v1.1, whole genome shotgun sequence genome:
- the LOC110332633 gene encoding uncharacterized protein LOC110332633: MGHPGRKIHKKTRALCRRLYQQGLKKSWESCFDLLLSLRDLHRTLCNERPGIEPLFSPYAEALYRILGSSPQGSHVPGPLDDGTGNPPLSVYPQTPRNQPWDYGVAVPSAQLQGNVLPMMSQEDSLFPRGEHWNPNHSMSAPNLLPDFAPGDPSFQQPWPTAE, from the exons ATGGGCCACCCGGGCAGGAAGATCCACAAGAAGACCAGGGCTCTTTGCAGGCGCCTTTATCAGCAGGGCCTGAAGAAGAGCTGGGAAAGCTGTTTCGACCTACTGCTGAGCCTGCGAGATCTGCACAGGACTCTCTGTAATGAAAGACCGGGAATTGAACCCTTGTTTTCTCCTTATGCGGAGGCCCTGTACAGGATCCTGGGCTCCAGTCCCCAGGGAAGCCATGTCCCAG gTCCTCTCGATGATGGGACTGGTAACCCTCCACTTTCCGTGTACCCTCAAACTCCCAGGAACCAGCCTTGGGATTATGGTGTTGCTGTTCCTTCTGCACAGCTTCAAGGGAACGTACTGCCAATGATGTCACAGGAGGATTCCCTGTTTCCAAGAGGGGAGCACTGGAACCCCAACCATTCAATGTCAGCTCCAAACTTACTTCCTGACTTTGCCCCAGGAGACCCTAGCTTCCAGCAGCCATGGCCCACCGCGGAATAA